In Mus musculus strain C57BL/6J chromosome 1, GRCm38.p6 C57BL/6J, a single genomic region encodes these proteins:
- the Nppc gene encoding C-type natriuretic peptide preproprotein, giving the protein MHLSQLIACALLLALLSLRPSEAKPGTPPKVPRTPPGEELADSQAAGGNQKKGDKTPGSGGANLKGDRSRLLRDLRVDTKSRAAWARLLHEHPNARKYKGGNKKGLSKGCFGLKLDRIGSMSGLGC; this is encoded by the exons ATGCACCTCTCCCAGCTGATCGCCTGCGCCCTGCTGCTCGCGCTACTCTCGCTCCGGCCCTCTGAAGCCAAGCCCGGGACACCACCGAAG GTCCCGAGAACCCCGCCAGGGGAGGAGCTGGCGGATTCCCAGGCAGCTGGTGGCAATCAGAAAAAGGGTGACAAGACTCCAGGCAGCGGGGGAGCCAATCTCAAGGGAGACCGATCGCGACTGCTCCGGGACCTGCGTGTGGACACCAAGTCCCGGGCTGCTTGGGCCCGCCTTCTGCACGAGCACCCCAACGCGCGCAAATACAAAGGCGGCAACAAGAAGGGCTTGTCCAAAGGCTGCTTTGGCCTCAAGCTGGACCGGATCGGCTCCATGAGCGGTCTGGGATGTTAG